One stretch of Streptomyces sp. NBC_00443 DNA includes these proteins:
- a CDS encoding SCO2521 family protein — protein MTAATGQPARSVLACGEVRTCLLPSFQALDARAAAQLLRLRADVHVRVSERPSMYVLSPEVLTGVDCRLPAANGTKVRGVGTVAARAALTEGRLLQSTAYFSLPAAGPDMRRPWGQYLVRPGLVEPFGKLPQQATADGVLRGAGRGELDLGMISEGLLAQLRRHALLDRRVPFKSSPTRLRWVARRTPAGERASLANFTVAEGGLRTVELLLPEDVPASAAAGLCEDLALHDWLLTTVQHMLDNNRIGAIDGPSVVEALHPVVVHLLHLWMPRAHVDPALGHLWDVLEEKPGFSRQWENLSRRIRDRLALQAVAVPHQALSTR, from the coding sequence ATGACGGCGGCCACCGGACAACCGGCGCGCTCGGTCCTCGCCTGCGGTGAGGTGCGCACCTGTCTGCTGCCGTCGTTCCAGGCGCTCGACGCCCGGGCCGCCGCCCAGCTGCTCAGGCTGCGCGCCGACGTCCACGTCCGGGTCTCGGAACGGCCCAGCATGTACGTCCTTTCCCCCGAGGTCCTGACCGGCGTGGACTGCCGGCTGCCCGCCGCCAACGGCACCAAGGTCCGGGGCGTCGGTACGGTGGCCGCCCGCGCGGCGCTGACCGAGGGCCGGCTGCTCCAGTCGACCGCGTACTTCAGCCTCCCGGCCGCCGGCCCCGACATGCGGCGCCCCTGGGGCCAGTACCTCGTACGGCCGGGCCTGGTCGAGCCCTTCGGCAAGCTGCCCCAACAGGCCACCGCAGACGGCGTGTTGCGCGGTGCCGGGCGTGGCGAACTCGACCTCGGGATGATTTCCGAAGGCCTGCTCGCCCAGCTCCGCCGCCACGCGCTGCTGGACCGCCGGGTGCCCTTCAAGTCCAGCCCGACGCGGCTGCGTTGGGTCGCGCGGCGGACCCCGGCCGGTGAGCGGGCGTCCCTGGCGAACTTCACCGTCGCCGAGGGCGGGCTGCGGACCGTGGAGCTACTGCTTCCGGAGGACGTCCCGGCCTCCGCCGCGGCCGGTCTGTGCGAGGATCTCGCCCTGCACGACTGGCTTTTGACGACCGTTCAGCACATGCTGGACAACAACCGGATCGGCGCCATAGACGGACCCTCGGTGGTCGAGGCGCTGCATCCGGTCGTGGTTCATCTGCTGCATCTGTGGATGCCGCGCGCACACGTGGACCCCGCGCTGGGTCACCTGTGGGACGTGCTCGAAGAGAAGCCGGGGTTCTCCCGTCAGTGGGAGAACCTGAGCCGGCGCATCAGAGATCGACTGGCCCTCCAGGCCGTGGCGGTGCCCCACCAGGCGCTCAGCACGCGCTGA
- a CDS encoding DUF6879 family protein, translating into MPKMFWRIVITAGAAGGAFLLTSILSEDDGNIWQWVASIVIGSAALIVQYLIDFGERFEKVDRRFNEILAATTLFSQVDGSVLRSDEVTRLVLGYTKVREQGGDIMQAFAEKELGRLAKMMEGLGSGSADCPGENHEWLIDITDCVKMTLDATSTSVDREFWSSGPAERYLAAQEKAIKRRGVEIRRLFVVRDEYEVTPELRGLCEDHRRRGIDARIVVRSLMESNPRVSDFIVFDGELCYETKPDQESNPDGTLLSAEPDHIEDHITQFTDLWAEAERQQTTPRVTAET; encoded by the coding sequence ATGCCGAAGATGTTCTGGCGGATCGTGATCACCGCCGGAGCGGCCGGCGGGGCCTTCCTGCTGACCAGCATCCTCAGCGAGGACGACGGGAACATCTGGCAGTGGGTGGCGTCCATCGTCATCGGCAGCGCGGCCCTGATCGTGCAGTACCTGATCGACTTCGGGGAGCGGTTCGAGAAGGTCGACCGGCGCTTCAACGAGATCCTCGCCGCGACGACGCTGTTCAGCCAGGTCGACGGGTCGGTGCTGCGCTCCGACGAGGTGACCCGGCTGGTCCTCGGCTACACCAAGGTCCGTGAGCAGGGCGGCGACATCATGCAGGCCTTCGCCGAGAAGGAACTGGGCCGGCTCGCCAAGATGATGGAAGGCCTCGGCAGCGGCAGCGCGGACTGCCCCGGCGAGAACCACGAGTGGCTGATCGACATCACCGACTGCGTCAAGATGACCCTCGACGCCACCAGCACCTCGGTGGACCGGGAGTTCTGGAGCAGCGGGCCCGCCGAGCGGTATCTCGCCGCGCAGGAGAAGGCGATCAAGAGGCGGGGCGTGGAGATCCGGCGCCTGTTCGTGGTGCGGGACGAGTACGAGGTCACGCCGGAGCTCAGAGGGCTGTGCGAGGACCACCGCAGGCGGGGCATCGACGCGCGCATCGTGGTGCGGTCGCTGATGGAGTCGAACCCCAGGGTGAGCGACTTCATCGTCTTCGACGGCGAACTCTGCTACGAGACCAAGCCGGACCAGGAGTCCAACCCGGACGGGACGCTGCTGAGCGCCGAACCGGACCACATCGAGGACCACATCACCCAGTTCACCGACCTGTGGGCGGAGGCGGAGCGTCAGCAGACGACTCCGCGGGTCACCGCAGAGACGTGA
- a CDS encoding DUF397 domain-containing protein, with product MREYDLSNASWRKSSYSDGNGGDCVEVAYDFPGAARWRKSSYSDGNGGSCLEVADGIPGVVPVRDTKLASDSPVLLIPAHAWRGFLTSLR from the coding sequence ATGCGCGAGTACGACCTGAGCAACGCGAGCTGGCGCAAGAGCAGCTACAGCGACGGCAACGGCGGCGACTGCGTCGAGGTCGCGTACGACTTCCCAGGCGCCGCCCGCTGGCGCAAGAGCAGCTACAGCGACGGCAATGGCGGCAGCTGCCTCGAAGTCGCCGACGGCATACCCGGCGTCGTCCCTGTCCGAGACACCAAACTCGCCTCGGACAGCCCCGTACTCCTCATCCCCGCCCACGCCTGGCGCGGGTTCCTCACGTCTCTGCGGTGA